The Punica granatum isolate Tunisia-2019 chromosome 4, ASM765513v2, whole genome shotgun sequence genome has a window encoding:
- the LOC116202923 gene encoding uncharacterized protein LOC116202923, with the protein MALLSYSLPSILLIVATSLHATNAVEYVVSNTVPNTEGGAIFRDKLGQDYARQTMASASEFIWQTLRQPNEADRKPIARVTLVVENFEGIAYTINSSEIHVSANSYIRNIKGDIKTDFNGVLYHEMTHVWQWDGKRQGHAPNVTEGVADFVRLRANYAPPTWPPRGSGQFWHEGYAVTAYFLDYCEGLKNGFVADLNMKMKDGYNDSFFMELLGKPVDQLWSEYKARYGN; encoded by the coding sequence ATGGCTCTCCTATCTTACTCGTTGCCATCCATCCTTCTAATTGTCGCAACGTCCTTGCATGCAACAAACGCTGTGGAATATGTTGTCTCCAACACCGTCCCAAACACCGAAGGTGGCGCCATCTTCAGGGACAAGCTCGGGCAGGATTACGCCCGCCAGACGATGGCCTCTGCATCGGAGTTCATCTGGCAGACCCTCCGACAGCCCAACGAGGCCGACCGCAAGCCCATAGCCAGGGTGACCCTCGTGGTGGAAAATTTCGAGGGTATCGCATATACCATCAATAGTAGTGAGATTCATGTCAGCGCTAATTCCTATATCCGGAATATCAAGGGCGATATCAAGACTGATTTTAATGGTGTACTGTACCACGAGATGACCCACGTATGGCAGTGGGACGGCAAGAGGCAGGGGCATGCCCCGAATGTGACAGAAGGGGTGGCGGATTTTGTGAGGTTGAGGGCGAACTATGCCCCCCCAACCTGGCCGCCTCGAGGGTCTGGCCAGTTCTGGCACGAAGGGTATGCGGTGACAGCCTATTTCTTGGACTACTGCGAAGGCCTCAAGAACGGTTTCGTGGCCGACCTCAACATGAAGATGAAGGACGGATACAATGACTCGTTCTTTATGGAGTTGCTGGGAAAGCCGGTCGATCAGCTCTGGAGCGAGTACAAGGCTCGGTATGGAAATTGA